GGGAACCGGGACGTTTCGACTGGGTGCCCGACCCGGAATTAAAAGCGGGCGCATGGCGTAATTTCGAGCCGTGACCGCAGTCCGTGGCGCACGGGCGGTCCGGGTGTGATTGGAACGCTGCCTCCAGGAACGAATTCCGATTCACTGGCGATGCAACCCGTTGGGTTATGCCATTTCCAAACGAAATCTATATTTGAGGCAGGGCGAGGCGTCCCCGCCGAGCCGCGGCTCAGCCGGAGGCTTCGCCCTACCTTGATAAGTCTATAAAGGGTTCGGAAAGGGTATTACCTTGCGCCGGCCAGGGTTTTATTTCGAACGCCCCAAGTTGAAATGCGATTGGGAAATCGCATGAGTATAAAACTCATCGCCGCCGGCTTGAGAGTTTGCGGAAGGCGAGGAGCGCGGCAAGGGCGGCGGCGAACCACCAGCCCGGCGCGCCACCGCCACCTCCGCCGCCGCTGTTGTTGTTATTGTCGGACGGATCGGAATTGCCGGTCAGGGCCTCAAGCGGGAGCGTCGCGACCTCGTCCCCGCGATCAACCCGGCGGATGACGGCGTTGCCGGTGTCGGCCACGTAGAGAAGGCCATCCTCGGCCACGACGAGGGAGGCGGGGCGGTCAAACAGGACGTCACCGGAAAGGCCGTCCTTGAAACCGGCGTAGTTGAGAAAGCCTGCGGGGGGCAGCACCGTGTGGAAGACGGAGCCGGAGTAAATTGAGCGAATGTGCGAGTTGCCGGTGTCGGCCACGAACACACGGCCGTCCGCGTCCACCGTGACACCCTCGGGCGAATTGAACTTGGCGGCGGTGGTTTTCGCACCGTCGCTGGAGCCGGGAGCGCTGCCGGGCTGGCCGGCGAAGAGGGAGACGCTGCCGGTGGTCATGTCGATGTAGCGGATGGCGTGGTTGCCGGTGTCGGCGATGTAGAGGTTGCCGGCGACGTCCACGGCGATGCCGGAGGGGGAGCGGAATTGCGCGGCGGGGCCGATGCCGTTGGCGAAGCCGGGCACCCCGGCGCCGACGACGGTGGAGACCGCGCCGCCGGCGGTGATTTTTTTGATCAGGTGGTTGCCAGTGTCGGCCACGTAAATGTCGCCGTTGAGGTCGTGCGCGGCGACGCCGCGGGGGTGGTTGAAAACGGCGGAGAGGGTGGTGACGGCGCCGTCGGCGGTGACGAGGCGGACGCTGGAGTTGCCGGTGTCCGCGACGACGAGCGCGCCGTCGGCGGTGATGGCGATGCCGCGGGGCGCGTTGAAGCGCGCGGTGCCGCCGCTGCCATCGGCGGAGCCGGGCTCGCCGGGCTGCCCGGCAAACACAACCGCCTTTCCGTCGGCCTGCGTGATTTTGCGGATGACGTGGGTCTGGACATCGGCGACGTAGAGGTTGGGACCGGTCGTGCCGGAAGTGGCGGTGATGCCGGCGGGGGCGGGCAGGATGTCGGCGAGGAGCTGGAGCGTCACGGCGTTGCTGTAAACGTCCTCGGTGTTGTTCGTGGCGACGTAGCGGTATTGCCAGCCGTTTTTGCCGGCGGTGTTGATAAGGGTGAGGTGCGCGGTGCCCGCGCCCTGGTAATCAGCCGAGCCCCCGATGTCGGCCCAGTCGCCGGAATCGCCGCGGCGGTATTGCCATTTGAAGGAAGGCGGGGGCGCGCCGGTGGCGGAGGCGACGAGGTCGAGGGGATGGAGGCCGGTGACGACGGGCTGCGTGGCGATGAGCGGGGCGAGGTCGTGGGGTTTCACGGCGATGGTGTAGGCGCCGCTGACGGGAAGCGGCACGGTGTCGCCGGCGGCGGTCTGGATGGAAATGTCGCCGCTGGCGACGCCCTCGGGCACGGTCACAACGATTTCAGTGTCGGTTTTTGAGACGAAGGAGGCGACCTCGATGGCGCCGAAAAAAACCTTGGTTACGCCGCCGAGGTTGACGCCGGTGATGCTGACGGATTTGCCCGGCCAGATGAGGTCGTAGTCGATGGCGCTGACGGCGGGCGGGAGGTGCGAGAGGTCGGTGAGGCCGGTGGTGATGCCGTGGTCGGTGCGCACGACGACATCGTCGCCGGTGGCGGCGGTCACGCCGGCGGGGAGCGTGGCTTTGATTTCGGTGATGCCGGAGGAGACGATGGCGGCGGTCTTGCCGGCGATAAGCACCTCCTTGAGCGCGGTGAAGTTGATGCCGGTGATGGTGGCGGTGCTGGCGGAAACGGCGACGCCGGTGATCGCCGGCGCGGGCAGCGCGGGCAGGCCGCAGGCGGCGCGGAAGGCATAGGTGTCGAGCGGACGGCTGATGCGGTAGGCATTGGCGTATTGGGTATAAACGCCGACGTATATAAAGATGTGCTGTTTGCCGGCGGCCTCGTCCACGATGGAGCCGCCGGGGTGGTAACCGTCCTTGTTGTCCTTGGGCAGGCCGACCGCGCCGAGGATGATGCCCTGGCGCTCGACGAGGTTCCCGTCAAACCGCCATGTCGTGCCGCCGGCGAGCAGGTCAACGGGGTCGATGCTCCAGAGATTGAGCGCGTTGACCGGTTCCGCCGGATTTTCAGGGTCGGACGGGAGCGGGTTTTCCGCTCCCGCGCCCCAGCGGGAGCTTTGTATCATTTCGATGCGGCCGGTGACGGGATTGTATATAACGTCGGGAGTGTCGTGCGCTTCGTAGCCGCTTTTGCCCTTGGCGACGGGGGTTTTCCCATTGCCGGCGATGTTGGTGCGGGCGGTGGTGAAGGTGACGTCGGAGAATGCCGCGCCGGGCGTGTGCTTATAAACGTGTTGCGTGTAATAATATTTTCCAGAGGCGGAATCGTAGCCGTAGGCGTCGGTGCGCTCGCGTCCGATCAACACCATGTGGCCCGGTCCCCAAGTGGCGAGGGCGGGCTCGATGCTGCGGGAGTTGGCGGAGTTGAGCCAGGTGCGGATTTGCCAGGTTTCGCCTGCGTCGGTGCTGCTGGCGAGGTAGTTTTGCCTGCCGGTACCGCTGCCGGTTTGCTGGCCGAAGGGCACGACGAGGCCGAACTCGGGGTGGCGCACCATGTTCGGGCCGGAGTGGACGGCGGCGGCCGGCATGGCGGCGAGGGCGTCGGGCTGCTCGCGCCAGGTCACGCCCCGGTCGTCGGAGAGGTAAACGCGGCTGCGCGGGGTCTTGTCATTTTCGTCCTGCTGGGCGGTGACGGCCACAAGGCGGGGATTGGCGGTGCCGGAGGCATAGGCCCAGGAAATGGCCTGCATGCCTTGGTAATCATATTTGGTCGGCGTGTCGTCGAGGTTGCGACCGAAGGGTGGCGGCGCATCCAGGACGTCGGCGGGCTGCCAGGTGGCCATGTTGTCATCGGACCAGATGATGCGGCGGGCGTTGTCGGGGTAGCTGGCGTAGGCGGAGTGGTCCCGGAGGTGCCGGATGAGCACCACGGTGCGTCCGTCGGGCAGGCGCGTGGCGACGGGCCAGCCCATGTGCCGGTAGCCGCTCGCCGGTCCGGTGAGCACGCGCTGAAGATCGAGCGTGCCGTTGTCGATGAGGGTCTGCATCCGGGTCTGCTGGGCCACGCTGAAATCGAAGTCAGTCAGCGTGGTGGAATCCATCGGCACCGCGGACAGCGCGCCGGCAAGGGCGCCGAGCCCCGCTGACAGTATTAGCATGCAGCGCCTGCCGATGCGGCAGGGTGAGAAGGGGGAATTATATTGGGTGTTCATATGAATAAAGACAATGCGCCGCCATATGGCGCGTGTGTGGGGAGGGAATGAAAGATGGCCGCAATGGTGGAAGGCGGGGATGATGGGTCAATGGGCTCGAACTGGCTCACGGGGGGAGCCGCATGCAGGGCGGCATGGTGGTGCCACCCGGGGCTGGCTCATCCAGTGGGCCAGATATTCCAGATTGTCGGTGTGGGATGCCGCGTGTTGTCTGACGTCGATTCGTCATTCCCCCTTTCATGGACTTTCGCGTCCGCCACGCGGCACGTGTTTTTATCCCGCAATAAATATAACCACAAATCCGGCCCCTGTTCCGATATGCGAAAATCGATTGTTTTGCCGTGTGCCTTCGCGCTGCTTTTCCCTGTTTTGCTTCCCGCCCGGTCCGAATGCAATCTCGACAACGCCGTCATCCGTTTTGGTCCGGCGCACAAACTAGTTTATGGCGATCCCGACACCGTGGCGCCGCTGAAGGTCGCGGACACCACCGTCGACTGGAACCGCAAGGGCGAGCGCGGCGCGCGCTGGGGCAAGGGCTATTGGGTGCCGTCGGGCAGGATCATCGACGGCCGCGATATCATGATCGCCGACAAGACCGCGCCGGTGGACGGCGCGACGGGGGATCTCGATGGCGACGGCCGCATGGAGCTGGTGGTGGCAAAGAACAACCGTTTTTGGTGCCTGAAGGATGCCTCCGTCTCCGGACGCCGCCACTTCCCCGAGGCATCGGGTTCGTATTTGAAATTTGTATACGGCAACGACCTGATGCTGCCCGATGTGTTTCCCGGCCACGAGCACCGGCATACGCACTCGGTGCGCATCGCCTTGGGCGATTGGGACGGCGACGGCTTGACCGACTTGATTGTGGTGTCGAGCTTTCTGGGCATCAACCCTTGGGATGGCGGCCCCGGCGGGATCACGCGTTACATGCCGGCGGACTTCACCGGGGAAGGCCGCGGATGGATCGGCGATCACTGGGTGTTTGGTCCGACGCGCCTGACGGTATGGTGGTATAAAAACGTCGGGAAGAAGGGCGAGCCGTTGTTTGCCGACGCGAGCCTGATTTCGGCGGGCAATCCAAGCCGGCCGCTTCTGTTCACCGGCTACCTGCACGCGGTCGCGACGCCCATCGACTGGAATAATGACGGGCGCACCGACCTGCTCGTCTCGGCCGACAACCGGGTGATGCTTTACCTCAACACCTCCGCCGGGGGCGAGCCCGTCCTCGACAATGGTCGCGAGCTCACTTTCGACGGCAGTCCGCGCATCAACCTCATGAAAAACGCCGCGCCCTACCGTGACCAGGACGGCGTGATGCGCATTCGTTTTTCGAGCTGGTCGATGTTGCTGGAGGCGCGGCAGCTCGGCGCGGAGCGGCCCTTCGATTTTACTGCGGCCGAGCCGGTGCTGTTCAAAAATCCGCCGATGTTTCTCGACTCTTTCCCCGTGCCGAACGCCGTCGATTGGGACGGCGACGGGAAACTCGACCTGCTCGTCGGCTATCAGGACGGCGCCGTGCACTTCTTCCGCAATCTCAGCAAGGACGGCGGCCCCGGACATTGGGCTCCGCCGGCCGATCTGGAGGCGGACGGAAAGCCGCTGCTGAAATACCTGCAAAACCCGCGTTCGAAACAAGGCCCGGCCGAGCGGCTTTGGGGCTACACCGCGCCGGTCGCGATCGACTTCGACGGCGACGGCGACCTCGATCTCGTCAGCGGGAACTCCAGCGAAAATTTTTTCTATTTCGAAAACACCGGCGCCCGCACCGCACCGAGACTCACCGCGCGCGGGCCGCTTATGATGACCAATGGAAACCCCATCGAGACGGCGTGGCGCACGCGTCCGGCCATCGCCGATTTTAATGATGACGGCGCGCCCGATATCGTCGGACAGGCCCCGAGCGGGCTTCTCACGATTTGGTGGGGGCGAAAAGGCAAAGACGCGCCGCTTTTCTCCGAACCCGAGACGCTCTACGACGCCAAGGGCTTCCCATTCCTCGTCGCCACCACCTCGCACAGCGGCGGACGGAGTGTGTTTTCCGTTGCGCGCTGGAATGCGAAAAAACTGCCCGACCTGCTGATGAGTCCCTTTTTTTCCGCCCGCACGGAGTTTATTCCCTTCTTTAAAAACCTGGGTTTCCATGACGGGCGTCTGCTCTTCGAGCTTCGCTGGCGCCAGGTCGCCCGCGAAGGCCATGTGAGCAAATCGCTTTTCTCGCACTACCGCATGCTGGAACCGGCATGCTTCGGGCCGGACAACAAACCCGGCGCGATCGCCGGGGTGGACGACGGAGACATGTATTATTGGGGCGCGCCGACGGAGGAGCCGTTCGACGACAAGCCGCTCCAGCATTATATAAACAGCGCCACCGCAAAGTTCGATCCCTCCGTGCCATGCGCGACGGTGGATGTCCCCTCGCCGTTCGGCTCGGTCGAGGCCCTGAAGGAAGGCGCGCCGGTGTTCAACAACCGTCCGTATAAATTCGGTCCGCTGCCGGAAATCATGAAGAACCGCAGCTACGTGCTCAGCCCCGAGGAGGCGCGCTATGTGGTGGGGGCGTCGGACGGGATGCTCTATGTGCTCGTGCCCCGCGCGGACGGTCCGCGCCGGGAGATCATGGTGCCGGCCATGCAGGAGCGCGGGTTCGAGGTTGTGAAACACCCGGCGGTGCGCGTGTATGGCGAAGGCGCCGAGGGCGAGGCCGTCATCATGCAAAAGAAGATCAACAAGGGTGCGCGCATCATCCTCTCCTCCTGGGCGGTGTTTTTCTACTGAGCCACCAGCAGCGCGACTGGCCCGAATGGCGCTTGGTTAAGGGCTGTTGTCATTAAAAGCACGCTTGCGCGAGGAGGGGCGGCGTCCCGCCGCCCGACACGCGGAACGCGTGCCCATCGTGTCTCGATAAATCATCACATGCGAACCGGCGAGGCTTCGCCTCGTCCGGCGGCGGGACGCCGCCCCTCCTTGCGCAAGCGTCTTTCTCTTCACCAAGCGCCATTCGCGACTGGCCCCTGTTGTGGGCCGCAACGAAAAGATTGGGGCGCGCGCGGCATTGGGTGACAGTGTCGCACGGCTGGCGCAGCTTGATTTCACGCCTGCCGCCGCCCGGCCGCCCATCATATGGTCCAGGCGCGCCCGCCATGCCTTCCTTCTGCTTTGATGAATATGCAAACCCGTTTGCCCGCTCCCATTGTCTTTTGTCCTCCGAACTCGCACTCCGCGGTGCGACGCGCGGCCGCGCTTGTTGCCGGGACTGACGGGCGGGTAAAAACGGACGGCGTGGAGGGCGCGGATGTCGTCGTCGGGATCGCGGGCGTCGCAAGGGCGGCCGCATTGCCGGAGCGCACTTTTGCCCTCGTCGAGGAAGGCGGCCGTTTGTATATAACCGGCGACCGTCCCCGCACCGTGCTTGCCGGGGCGTTGTATTGGCTGCATCACACCGCGCGCGGCACGGCGCCCGCGCTGCCGTTCACGAGGACGAGCCCCTACCGCGAGCGTTTGATTCTGGAGGACTTCCCGTTTCATTGCTATGCGCCGACCGGATTCGATTTCGATCCGCGCGCTTACGCGGAAAATCTGGTGGCGCTCGGTTATACGTCGATGGAGTGCAACCGGTTTTCCAGGCGCGAGCCGTTGCAACCGTATTGGGGCAATTACCTGTTTACCAACCCTTCGGTCGCTCCTTTCGTCTGGACGAAATGGCATGAGGGGGTCTGGCAGAGGGACATCGTGGAGGCCAACGCCGCCGAATTGCGCGCATGCGTCGAGGTGGCCTTGGAATACGATCTCGATCCCTCCGTGACCAGCTTTCTGCCCCGTCCGTATCCCGATGTCTTCTTTGAGGTTCACCCACACCTGAAGGGTTTTTATTCCAGAAATCCTTTCTTGGAGCGGGGCAATCATCCGGGAAAATACTGCGTGAACACCGACCATCCCGACGGACTGGCGTTTTATAATTCGGTTTACGCGGAATTATTAAAAGCTAATCCCGAAATCCGGCATTTTTTCTTCTGGCACTCCGATCTCGGGACGCGTTTCTGGGGCGACGGCGAGGGGCCGAGCAAGCGCACCCGCGCCGAGCTTGTCATCGAATTTCATCACGAGTTCCAGGGTGTGCTTGACCGCGCCGGGGTCCAGGCGCAGGTATGGATAAATCCGTGGCACATGGACGATGTGCCCATGGAGAAACTGAACAGCGGCCTGCCCCCCTCCGTGGGTTATGCGGTAAAGGAGACGGCGGGCATTTATCATTATTGCGGTACCACGCGAATCCGTCTGAAAGACCTCAATGTCATCTGCGCCGACATCGGCGAGGTGCCGCGCGAGATACAAAGCCTTGCGAAAAAGAGCGGGCGCCCGGTTTGCATAGGCCAGTATCTGGACTTCAGCGAGGACCTGGACCCGATCATGGGCGCGCCTCATCCGCTCATGACCTTCAGGAAATTCCTCACGCTCAATGCCTGTGCGCACGAGACGTCTTCGACGAACTGGGGCATCCTTTCGCCTGATGTCGCGAAGTGCCGGGTGAACCAGGATGTCATCCGCGAGATGTCATGGGGCGCCGGCGCCTCCTGCATCCCGGAATTGCTGCCTGTGCTCATGCCTGCCGGACTCGGGGAGGACGCGCGAGGATTGGTGCATGACGCGTGGCGCAAGGTGGATCTTGCGCTCCAGGCCTGGCCGCAGTTCTGGGGGCTGCGCTTCGAGGATTCCGGCCTGCGCCTGCGCTGGCTGGTGAAGCCGTTTCTGCTCGAATGCACCCCGGTCCCGGAGGAGAAGAAAAACTACTATCTCGACCATCAGCTCTACCGCATCGATTCGCCCGCGCCATTCCAGGATTTCATGGATGTCACGCCCGCGCAGGCGGGCGAGGTTTCGCGCTGTTATTCGGACATGATCGAGCTGCTCGCGCGCGCCGAGGAATTGTTCGGCCTCGCGGCGGAGAGGGCCGGCGCGGAATGCAGGGAGTGGATCGCGGTGCAAATCCCCCCGACCCGGTGGATGCGCCTGTTTTTCACCACCTATAAAAACCTGTTTGCCTTCCACTGCCTGCCGGAGCGCGATATTCTCACCGCGCGGCATCAACAACATATCCGGGAGGAGATTAAAAACGTGGACGAAATTCTCGCCCATCTCGACGAGGCCCGCGACTGCCTGGTCGTCGCCAGCCTCGGCAAGTGGGGGCAGTGCTTCGGTCCGGACGTGGGAGAGGATTTTAGGAAAAAACGCGAGCTGCTGGCCTGGACGCTGGACACCCACTCAAGCGGCGGACTGCGGACTTCCGCCACAATTTCTCCCGTTATTTTTTAGACAAGCCAGCGTCCCGCAAGTAATTCCCCGTGCCCCAATCAAAAGCAAAACCGCCGTATAATATTACCGACATCGGGAGGGGATTTTTTCCGCTGGCCTCGCTTCCCAAGGGTGATTTTTTCATTGCCCCGCAATCGCACGGGATGTTTGTTGCGCGTGTTTTTTCCCCGCCCCCACGCGTCGTTTCGCGATCCATGACGAAGTCGTTTCAATCCCTCAGCGCCCAGATGGCCGACACGCTCCGGGAACAACTGCGCGCGGGCACTTGGGGCACGACGCTGCCCGGCGAGCGGCAGCTCGCGAAACACTTCAGCGTGAGCCGCAAGACGGCGAGCAAGGCGATCGCCATGCTGCGTGCGGAGGGAGTGATCCGCACGTCGCGCGGCAAGTCGAGCGCGCTGGTCACGGAAAAAATTCCCCCGCGGAATACAAAGGCGCCCGACCGCGTGGTGCTTCTGCTGCCCGATCCGATCGACCAAAGCCGGCCGTTCATGGTTTATTGGCTGAACAACCTTACCACGCTGATGCACAATGTCGGCGTGGATTTCGAGCTGGTCATCGGCTGGCGCTATTTCGGACGGAACGCGGACCGCTCGCTCCAGCAGCTGGTGGATTCGCATCCGGCAAAATGCTGGATACTCGTGCGGTCGCCGTGCTCGCTCCAGCAGTGGTTCGCCGACAACGGCGTCCCGGCGGTGGTGGCGGGGTCGCCCTTGGACGATATAAAACTGCCGAGCGTGGACCTCGACCATCGGGCCATCGTCCGCCACGCGGCGCTCACCCTCCTGCGCGAGGGGCACCGGCGGCTGGCGTATGTTTTTGAAAAGGCAAGATTCGGAGGCACCGTGATCGGCGAGCAGGCTTTTCGCGAGACCATAGCCGACTATGATTCGTCCGCCACGCCGGGGATATGCCGTCCGTCGATGAACGCGGCATCGATCATCAACGAACTGCGCCGCATCCATAATTCCAGCCTGCGGCCGACCGCCTACATGATGGGCAATTCATTCTCCTATGTGACGGCGCTCAGCTGGTTCAACTCGCAGCAGTTGCTCGTGCCCGGCGACATTTCCCTCATCAGCCACGACGAGGATCCTTTCCTGCCGTTTCTGCATCCGACCCCGGCGCGTTATGCCATCGGATCGGCCAAGTTTGCCAACGCCTTGTATAAAGCTGTCCGGCGCGTGATGGATCATGGGTCGGGTTTGGACTTCAAGGAATTGATCATTCCCGATTATATAAAAGGCGCCTCGGTCGGTCCGCCGCCCTCCGCCTCGCGCGAGGCGGAGATATTTCGCCGGCGGTGACACTCTGGCGGCAGACACGCGCGGCATAAATAGGAGGCCAGTTTGCCGCGGTTGTTCGCGTCTGGTTTTGGTGCGTTCTTCTTTGCGTTCCCTGGCTGGCGGCGCCCCTGTCCGGCAGCTCCGTCCAGCATACAATACCTTCTAATGAAGACCCTCAATCCCCGCGTCCTGTGAGCCCTGTGTCCCGCAAATCCATTTTCTTTTCCGGTGTCACCGCCGTCTCGGCGACGCTCGCGGCACTCCAGCCGCGCGTCCACGCCGCGCCGCCTGCGCCGGCGTCCGCATCCACCCGTCCCAATATACTGCTCGTCATGTCCGACGACATGGGCTTCAGCGACATCGGCTGCTACGGCGGGAAAATCCGCACGCCGACGCTCGACCGGCTGGCGGGCAATGGGCTGCGCTTCACGCAGTTTTATAATGGCGCCCGCTGCTGCCCCACCCGCGCCTCGTTGCTCACCGGGCTTTACCCGCACCAAGCCGGCGTCGGCCTCATGGTCAACCCCCGCGGCGATCTGCCTGGCTATCGTGGCCAGCTTGTTGACGGCTGCCTGACCATCGCCGAGATGCTCCGTCCCGCCGGCTACGCCACCTACGCCGTCGGCAAATGGCACATCGCCCCCTCCACGCCCGACGCCAGGGCCAACTGGCCCCTCCAGCGCGGTTTCGACCGCTTCTACGGCACCCTCGCCGGCGCCGGCAGTTATTACGACCCCGCCACGCTTTGCCGGGGCAACACCTTCATCACCCCCGAAAACGATCCCGAATATAAACCGGCGCGTTTCTATTATACCGACGCCATCGCCGACAACGCCGTGCGTTTCCTGCGCGAGCACGCCCGCGACCAAGCCGCCAGCCCCGGCCAGCCCGCCAGGCCCTTCTTCATGTATGTCGCGTTTACCGCCGCGCACTGGCCCATGCACGCCCTGCCGGAGGACATCGCCCGCTACAAGGGCCGCTACGACGCCGGCTTCGAGGCCGTCCGCGCCGAGCGCCACCGTCGCGTTCGCGAGCTTGGCCTCATTCCGCCCTCCACCCGGCTCGGCCCTTCGGCCCAAAACTGGGCGGACATTCCCGACGCCGACAAGGCTTGGGAGGCGCGCTGCATGGAAGTCTATGCCGCCATGATCGACCGCATGGACCAAGGCATCGCGCGCATCGTCGCCCAGCTTGAGGCCGACGGCCAGTTGGGGAACACGCTCATCCTTTTTCTTCAGGACAACGGCGCCTGCGCCGAAACCCTCGGCATGGGACGCGGCACGCCTCGCGCCTCGAACCCCAAGCGCACTCGCGATGGACGGCCAATGCGCACCCGGCACGGCGTCATGCCCGGTCCCGACGACACCTACATCGCCTACGGCCCCGGCTGGGCCAACGTTTCCAACACCCCCTTCCGCGAATACAAGCATTGGGTGCACGAAGGCGGCATTTCCACCCCGCTCATCGCACACTGGCCCGGAGGCATCCGCCAGAATCTCGGCGGCACGCTGGTCCACGCGCCCGGTCACATCATTGACATCGCCGCCACCTGTCGCGATCTGGCAGGCGCCGCCTATCCTGACCGGCGGGACGGCGCGTTCGTGCTCCCGCTCGAAGGCATCAGCCTGCGTCCGGCATTTTCCGGCGAAATACCCCGCCGCACCTCGCCGTTGTGTTGGGAGCACGAGGGCAACCGCGCCATCCGCGACGGCAAATGGAAACTCGTCGCGAAGGGCCCCAAGGGCGCCTGGGAACTCTACGACATGGAAACCGACCGCTCCGAGCTGGACGACCTCGCCTCCCGCCATCCCGACATCGCCCGCCGGCTCGCCGCCGATTGGGAGGCATGGGCGTTGCGTGCCAAGGTGAAACCCTGGCCTTGGGACGACCAGCCAATCCACACGCCAGCCAAAAAGAAAAACTCCAAAAACACATGACTCCTGCCCACTCATTAAAATCCGTCACAACGGCCCTGTGCCTCGCCGTATCCGTGCTGCTGCCGCCCATGGTGGGCGCCGCGCCACAGGCGCCCGACCCGAAGCAGCCCGCCACCTGGCTCATCCCCGGCAACGGCTTCGAGCCCGTTGCCACGTCCTCCATCGGCTGGGGTGAAACCTCCTACCTCCGGCTCCCCGACGGCCGCGTCCTCACCGCGCGCGGCGACCATATTGCCGTTTCCACCGACGGCATGAAAACCTTCCCCGACAAAAACAACATCCCCTTTGTCAAGGACACATCAGCCGCCGCCCCGCGCGCCTCGCGTCTCGCCATCAGCGCCACCGGCGCGTGGCTCGTTGTCTGGCGCACCCCGCACACCCCCGCCGAACTCTCCCAGTTCTGGGACAAGTCCACCCACAACTACGTCCCCACTCTCGCCGGCGGCCAGCTCATGGTCGCCCGCTCCACCGACTCCGGCAAAACCTGGTCCGCGCCGCTTCGCATCTCCGACCCGCGCTACACCAACGGCCATCCGCCCAGAAAAATCCTCCAGACCCAATCCGGCGTTTTCCTCCTGCCCGCGCAATACCGCACGCCCAATCCCGGGCGCCACATCGTCTCCATCCTCCGCTCCACGGACGACGGCCTCACCTGGTCCGCTCCCGCCCCCGCCTTCGATCTTCCCAATTCCAACGGCAACCACGACGGCGTGGTCGAGCCCACCCTCATCCAACTCAAAGACGGCACCGTCTGGTTCCTCACCCGCACCAATCTTGGCGCCCTCTGGGAGTCCCGCTCCCGCGACGACGGCCTCACCTGGTCCCCGCTCCGTCCCACCCGCATCTACGCCTCCGCGTCCCCCGCCACGCTCGAACGCCTCTCCGACGGGCGCCTCGTGCTTGTCTGGAGTCCTTGGAAGGACACCGAGGGCAATCCGCCCCAAACCCGTGGCGGCGCCGACACCACCGACTACTCCCTCGCCGTCGCAAGCTGGCACCGCCGCGAGCTCCACCTCGCCACTTCCGCCGACGAAGGCAAAACCTGGAGCAAGCCCCTCGTCGTTGCCCGTCATCCCCGCAAAAGCGGCGTCTTCAAGGGCGGCTGGA
This genomic stretch from Termitidicoccus mucosus harbors:
- a CDS encoding VCBS repeat-containing protein translates to MLPARSECNLDNAVIRFGPAHKLVYGDPDTVAPLKVADTTVDWNRKGERGARWGKGYWVPSGRIIDGRDIMIADKTAPVDGATGDLDGDGRMELVVAKNNRFWCLKDASVSGRRHFPEASGSYLKFVYGNDLMLPDVFPGHEHRHTHSVRIALGDWDGDGLTDLIVVSSFLGINPWDGGPGGITRYMPADFTGEGRGWIGDHWVFGPTRLTVWWYKNVGKKGEPLFADASLISAGNPSRPLLFTGYLHAVATPIDWNNDGRTDLLVSADNRVMLYLNTSAGGEPVLDNGRELTFDGSPRINLMKNAAPYRDQDGVMRIRFSSWSMLLEARQLGAERPFDFTAAEPVLFKNPPMFLDSFPVPNAVDWDGDGKLDLLVGYQDGAVHFFRNLSKDGGPGHWAPPADLEADGKPLLKYLQNPRSKQGPAERLWGYTAPVAIDFDGDGDLDLVSGNSSENFFYFENTGARTAPRLTARGPLMMTNGNPIETAWRTRPAIADFNDDGAPDIVGQAPSGLLTIWWGRKGKDAPLFSEPETLYDAKGFPFLVATTSHSGGRSVFSVARWNAKKLPDLLMSPFFSARTEFIPFFKNLGFHDGRLLFELRWRQVAREGHVSKSLFSHYRMLEPACFGPDNKPGAIAGVDDGDMYYWGAPTEEPFDDKPLQHYINSATAKFDPSVPCATVDVPSPFGSVEALKEGAPVFNNRPYKFGPLPEIMKNRSYVLSPEEARYVVGASDGMLYVLVPRADGPRREIMVPAMQERGFEVVKHPAVRVYGEGAEGEAVIMQKKINKGARIILSSWAVFFY
- a CDS encoding substrate-binding domain-containing protein; the encoded protein is MTKSFQSLSAQMADTLREQLRAGTWGTTLPGERQLAKHFSVSRKTASKAIAMLRAEGVIRTSRGKSSALVTEKIPPRNTKAPDRVVLLLPDPIDQSRPFMVYWLNNLTTLMHNVGVDFELVIGWRYFGRNADRSLQQLVDSHPAKCWILVRSPCSLQQWFADNGVPAVVAGSPLDDIKLPSVDLDHRAIVRHAALTLLREGHRRLAYVFEKARFGGTVIGEQAFRETIADYDSSATPGICRPSMNAASIINELRRIHNSSLRPTAYMMGNSFSYVTALSWFNSQQLLVPGDISLISHDEDPFLPFLHPTPARYAIGSAKFANALYKAVRRVMDHGSGLDFKELIIPDYIKGASVGPPPSASREAEIFRRR
- a CDS encoding IPT/TIG domain-containing protein; translation: MNTQYNSPFSPCRIGRRCMLILSAGLGALAGALSAVPMDSTTLTDFDFSVAQQTRMQTLIDNGTLDLQRVLTGPASGYRHMGWPVATRLPDGRTVVLIRHLRDHSAYASYPDNARRIIWSDDNMATWQPADVLDAPPPFGRNLDDTPTKYDYQGMQAISWAYASGTANPRLVAVTAQQDENDKTPRSRVYLSDDRGVTWREQPDALAAMPAAAVHSGPNMVRHPEFGLVVPFGQQTGSGTGRQNYLASSTDAGETWQIRTWLNSANSRSIEPALATWGPGHMVLIGRERTDAYGYDSASGKYYYTQHVYKHTPGAAFSDVTFTTARTNIAGNGKTPVAKGKSGYEAHDTPDVIYNPVTGRIEMIQSSRWGAGAENPLPSDPENPAEPVNALNLWSIDPVDLLAGGTTWRFDGNLVERQGIILGAVGLPKDNKDGYHPGGSIVDEAAGKQHIFIYVGVYTQYANAYRISRPLDTYAFRAACGLPALPAPAITGVAVSASTATITGINFTALKEVLIAGKTAAIVSSGITEIKATLPAGVTAATGDDVVVRTDHGITTGLTDLSHLPPAVSAIDYDLIWPGKSVSITGVNLGGVTKVFFGAIEVASFVSKTDTEIVVTVPEGVASGDISIQTAAGDTVPLPVSGAYTIAVKPHDLAPLIATQPVVTGLHPLDLVASATGAPPPSFKWQYRRGDSGDWADIGGSADYQGAGTAHLTLINTAGKNGWQYRYVATNNTEDVYSNAVTLQLLADILPAPAGITATSGTTGPNLYVADVQTHVIRKITQADGKAVVFAGQPGEPGSADGSGGTARFNAPRGIAITADGALVVADTGNSSVRLVTADGAVTTLSAVFNHPRGVAAHDLNGDIYVADTGNHLIKKITAGGAVSTVVGAGVPGFANGIGPAAQFRSPSGIAVDVAGNLYIADTGNHAIRYIDMTTGSVSLFAGQPGSAPGSSDGAKTTAAKFNSPEGVTVDADGRVFVADTGNSHIRSIYSGSVFHTVLPPAGFLNYAGFKDGLSGDVLFDRPASLVVAEDGLLYVADTGNAVIRRVDRGDEVATLPLEALTGNSDPSDNNNNSGGGGGGGAPGWWFAAALAALLAFRKLSSRRR